One stretch of Epinephelus lanceolatus isolate andai-2023 chromosome 15, ASM4190304v1, whole genome shotgun sequence DNA includes these proteins:
- the ddhd1a gene encoding phospholipase DDHD1 isoform X1, whose protein sequence is MSSFNIRTQTSMVRSSLGSDSKGVDAINNNKEWDLGSDVLSYCNEMSPMDDTMQAGMSSVQPGLDGHLPFLHPRHHSTQDGLLFDLSTPATFLDGGSLEYSDNDGNGAGPLFERRKRSRSNSSRHRFNEVVTELGPEEVRWFYKEDKKTWKPFVGHDSLKIELMYRKYCELNPGAAGSQVSGGQEEECGNNGVESRGLNGAVPVETRTSCVHGGRGSLDTSTVSSEERDPDSIEINVEPVCVRGGLYEVDVREKECNPVYWKQQDHIPVMRGQWFIDGTWLPLDEEESDLIEHEHLNHFRGQQMQDTFETDLVVRTVDSKDVLSHLPPFYLPFLFKWSGYQRSAKTTCHKRKRCQAIHSLKLSRTHVDWHSVDEVYLYSDATTSKIARTVTQKLGFSKASSSGTRLHRGYVEEASPEDRPPQTTHIVFVVHGIGQKMDQGRIIKNTGMLREGVRKMEEKHFSEHNDEHVEFLPVEWRSKLALDGDTVDSITPDKVRGLRDLLNSSAMDIMYYNSPLYRDEITKGLTQELNRLYTLFCSRNPEFEERGGKVSIVSHSLGCVITYDIMTGWDPVRFCQQTHHAVEEGLDLRWMSYEERHVVEQLRITRNRLQELENKLLIHEASKAPARPALKFKVENFFCMGSPLAVFLALRGIRPGTSCHQDHILPTPICSRLFNVFHPTDPVAYRLEPLILKHYSNVAPVQIHWCSATNPTPYDEIRPTFLTPVKDPTSDTESIPSPSTSPVLARRHYGESITNLGKASILGAASIGKGIGGILFSRFSRSNSQPSVSLGLDVGTNTEEEEQKRTESQSAYGLSTIIRPTSPITDTSLELERRIDFELREGLVESRYWSAVTSHTGYWCSHDIALFLLTFIYKQKSITSDPEEDAPDPD, encoded by the exons ATGAGCAGTTTCAACATTAGGACCCAAACCTCCATGGTAAGGTCTTCTTTGGGCAGCGACAGTAAAGGCGTCGACGCTATTAACAACAACAAGGAGTGGGATTTGGGCAGCGATGTGTTATCGTACTGTAACGAGATGAGTCCCATGGATGACACGATGCAGGCGGGTATGTCCTCCGTCCAGCCGGGACTGGACGGACACCTGCCGTTCCTACACCCCAGACACCACAGCACCCAGGACGGGCTGCTGTTCGACCTGAGCACCCCGGCTACCTTCCTCGACGGCGGCTCTCTGGAGTACAGCGACAACGACGGGAACGGCGCGGGTCCACTGTTCGAGAGGCGGAAGAGGTCGCGGTCCAACAGCTCCAGACACCGCTTCAACGAGGTGGTCACGGAGCTCGGTCCCGAGGAGGTGCGGTGGTTTTACAAGGAGGACAAGAAAACTTGGAAGCCCTTTGTCGGGCATGACTCGCTTAAAATTGAGCTGATGTACCGGAAATACTGTGAGCTGAACCCTGGTGCAGCAGGGTCCCAGGTCAGTGGTGGGCAGGAGGAGGAGTGCGGTAATAACGGTGTGGAGAGCAGGGGGCTGAACGGTGCAGTGCCCGTGGAGACGAGGACCAGCTGTGTGCACGGCGGCCGGGGGTCCCTGGACACATCCACGGTGTCATCCGAGGAGAGGGACCCTGACAGCATTGAAATCAACGTGGAGCCTGTGTGTGTCCGGGGAGGGCTCTATGAGGTGGATGTTAGGGAGAAGGAGTGCAATCCTGTTTACTGGAAGC AACAAGATCATATTCCAGTCATGAGAGGCCAATGGTTTATCGACGGCACCTGGCTGCCTTTAGACGAAGAGGAAAGCGACCTCATCGAGCACGAGCACCTGAACCATTTCCGTGGGCAACAGATGCAGGATACCTTCGAGACGGATTTGGTGGTCAGGACCGTGGATAGCAAAGATG TTCTCTCCCACCTGCCCCCTTTCTACCTCCCTTTTCTGTTCAAATGGAGTGGATATCAGAGGAGTGCTAAAACTACATGTCACAAACGCAAACGCTGCCAAG CCATCCACAGCCTGAAGCTGAGTCGGACCCACGTGGATTGGCACAGCGTGGATGAAGTTTACCTCTACAGCGATGCCACCACTTCCAAAATTGCACGCACAGTCACCCAGAAACTGGGATTCTCTAAAG CCTCCAGCAGTGGCACACGGCTCCATCGGGGTTACGTTGAGGAGGCCTCACCTGAGGACAGACCCCCTCAAACTACGCACATTGTCTTTGTGGTCCATGGGATTGGACAGAAAATGGACCAGGGACGCATAATTAAAAACACTGGaat GCTGAGGGAAGGTGTGCggaagatggaggagaagcaCTTTTCAGAGCACAATGACGAGCACGTGGAGTTCCTGCCTGTCGAGTGGCGCTCCAAACTTGCACTGGATGGAg ATACAGTAGACTCAATAACACCTGACAAAGTGAGAGGACTGAGAGATCTTCTCAACAGCAGTGCCATGGACATCATGTACTACAACAGCCCCCTTTACCGGGATGAG ATCACCAAGGGCCTAACACAGGAGCTAAACAGACTCTACACACTATTCTGCTCCCGGAACCCCGAGTTCGAGGAGAGGGGAGGCAAAGTGTCCATCGTGTCCCACTCCCTCGGCTGCGTCATCACCTACGACATCATGACGGGGTGGGATCCTGTGCGCTTCTGTCAGCAGACGCATCACGCTGTGGAGGAGGGGCTGGACCTGCGCTGGATGTCTTACGAGGAGAGGCACGTTGTGGAGCAGCTGCGGATCACGAGGAACAG GCTACAAGAGCTGGAAAATAAACTCCTCATACATGAGGCCTCAAAAGCCCCAGCACGCCCAGCTCTCAAATTTAAG GTGGAAAACTTCTTCTGCATGGGTTCCCCTCTGGCGGTGTTCTTGGCTCTGAGAGGGATCCGTCCTGGTACGAGCTGCCACCAAGACCACATCCTGCCCACCCCCATCTGCAGCAGGCTCTTCAATGTCTTCCATCCCACAGACCCTGTG GCCTACAGACTGGAGCCACTCATCCTCAAACATTACAGCAATGTCGCACCTGTTCAGATACACTG GTGTAGCGCCACTAACCCCACACCCTACGATGAGATCAGGCCTACTTTCCTGACCCCGGTCAAAGACCCAACATCCGACACTGAGAGCATCCCCAGCCCGAGCACGTCTCCTGTACTCGCCCGCAGGCACTACGGAGAGTCCATCACCAATCTGGGCAAGGCCAGCATACTGG GAGCGGCGAGCATAGGGAAGGGCATCGGAGGCATCCTCTTCTCACGTTTCTCCCGCTCCAACAGCCAGCCCTCAGTGTCTTTAGGCCTGGACGTAGGAACaaacactgaggaggaggagcagaagcGGACGGAAAGCCAGTCAGCATATGGCCTCTCCACCATCATCCGGCCAACCTCACCCATCACTGACACATCAT TGGAGCTGGAGCGGCGCATCGACTTCGAGCTCCGAGAGGGCCTGGTGGAGAGTCGCTACTGGTCGGCGGTGACCTCCCACACAGGTTACTGGTGCTCACACGACATAGCACTCTTCCTGTTGACCTTCATATACAAGCAGAAGTCGATAACCTCTGACCCAGAGGAAGATGCTCCGGATCCGGACTGA
- the ddhd1a gene encoding phospholipase DDHD1 isoform X2, with protein sequence MSSFNIRTQTSMVRSSLGSDSKGVDAINNNKEWDLGSDVLSYCNEMSPMDDTMQAGMSSVQPGLDGHLPFLHPRHHSTQDGLLFDLSTPATFLDGGSLEYSDNDGNGAGPLFERRKRSRSNSSRHRFNEVVTELGPEEVRWFYKEDKKTWKPFVGHDSLKIELMYRKYCELNPGAAGSQVSGGQEEECGNNGVESRGLNGAVPVETRTSCVHGGRGSLDTSTVSSEERDPDSIEINVEPVCVRGGLYEVDVREKECNPVYWKQQDHIPVMRGQWFIDGTWLPLDEEESDLIEHEHLNHFRGQQMQDTFETDLVVRTVDSKDAIHSLKLSRTHVDWHSVDEVYLYSDATTSKIARTVTQKLGFSKASSSGTRLHRGYVEEASPEDRPPQTTHIVFVVHGIGQKMDQGRIIKNTGMLREGVRKMEEKHFSEHNDEHVEFLPVEWRSKLALDGDTVDSITPDKVRGLRDLLNSSAMDIMYYNSPLYRDEITKGLTQELNRLYTLFCSRNPEFEERGGKVSIVSHSLGCVITYDIMTGWDPVRFCQQTHHAVEEGLDLRWMSYEERHVVEQLRITRNRLQELENKLLIHEASKAPARPALKFKVENFFCMGSPLAVFLALRGIRPGTSCHQDHILPTPICSRLFNVFHPTDPVAYRLEPLILKHYSNVAPVQIHWCSATNPTPYDEIRPTFLTPVKDPTSDTESIPSPSTSPVLARRHYGESITNLGKASILGAASIGKGIGGILFSRFSRSNSQPSVSLGLDVGTNTEEEEQKRTESQSAYGLSTIIRPTSPITDTSLELERRIDFELREGLVESRYWSAVTSHTGYWCSHDIALFLLTFIYKQKSITSDPEEDAPDPD encoded by the exons ATGAGCAGTTTCAACATTAGGACCCAAACCTCCATGGTAAGGTCTTCTTTGGGCAGCGACAGTAAAGGCGTCGACGCTATTAACAACAACAAGGAGTGGGATTTGGGCAGCGATGTGTTATCGTACTGTAACGAGATGAGTCCCATGGATGACACGATGCAGGCGGGTATGTCCTCCGTCCAGCCGGGACTGGACGGACACCTGCCGTTCCTACACCCCAGACACCACAGCACCCAGGACGGGCTGCTGTTCGACCTGAGCACCCCGGCTACCTTCCTCGACGGCGGCTCTCTGGAGTACAGCGACAACGACGGGAACGGCGCGGGTCCACTGTTCGAGAGGCGGAAGAGGTCGCGGTCCAACAGCTCCAGACACCGCTTCAACGAGGTGGTCACGGAGCTCGGTCCCGAGGAGGTGCGGTGGTTTTACAAGGAGGACAAGAAAACTTGGAAGCCCTTTGTCGGGCATGACTCGCTTAAAATTGAGCTGATGTACCGGAAATACTGTGAGCTGAACCCTGGTGCAGCAGGGTCCCAGGTCAGTGGTGGGCAGGAGGAGGAGTGCGGTAATAACGGTGTGGAGAGCAGGGGGCTGAACGGTGCAGTGCCCGTGGAGACGAGGACCAGCTGTGTGCACGGCGGCCGGGGGTCCCTGGACACATCCACGGTGTCATCCGAGGAGAGGGACCCTGACAGCATTGAAATCAACGTGGAGCCTGTGTGTGTCCGGGGAGGGCTCTATGAGGTGGATGTTAGGGAGAAGGAGTGCAATCCTGTTTACTGGAAGC AACAAGATCATATTCCAGTCATGAGAGGCCAATGGTTTATCGACGGCACCTGGCTGCCTTTAGACGAAGAGGAAAGCGACCTCATCGAGCACGAGCACCTGAACCATTTCCGTGGGCAACAGATGCAGGATACCTTCGAGACGGATTTGGTGGTCAGGACCGTGGATAGCAAAGATG CCATCCACAGCCTGAAGCTGAGTCGGACCCACGTGGATTGGCACAGCGTGGATGAAGTTTACCTCTACAGCGATGCCACCACTTCCAAAATTGCACGCACAGTCACCCAGAAACTGGGATTCTCTAAAG CCTCCAGCAGTGGCACACGGCTCCATCGGGGTTACGTTGAGGAGGCCTCACCTGAGGACAGACCCCCTCAAACTACGCACATTGTCTTTGTGGTCCATGGGATTGGACAGAAAATGGACCAGGGACGCATAATTAAAAACACTGGaat GCTGAGGGAAGGTGTGCggaagatggaggagaagcaCTTTTCAGAGCACAATGACGAGCACGTGGAGTTCCTGCCTGTCGAGTGGCGCTCCAAACTTGCACTGGATGGAg ATACAGTAGACTCAATAACACCTGACAAAGTGAGAGGACTGAGAGATCTTCTCAACAGCAGTGCCATGGACATCATGTACTACAACAGCCCCCTTTACCGGGATGAG ATCACCAAGGGCCTAACACAGGAGCTAAACAGACTCTACACACTATTCTGCTCCCGGAACCCCGAGTTCGAGGAGAGGGGAGGCAAAGTGTCCATCGTGTCCCACTCCCTCGGCTGCGTCATCACCTACGACATCATGACGGGGTGGGATCCTGTGCGCTTCTGTCAGCAGACGCATCACGCTGTGGAGGAGGGGCTGGACCTGCGCTGGATGTCTTACGAGGAGAGGCACGTTGTGGAGCAGCTGCGGATCACGAGGAACAG GCTACAAGAGCTGGAAAATAAACTCCTCATACATGAGGCCTCAAAAGCCCCAGCACGCCCAGCTCTCAAATTTAAG GTGGAAAACTTCTTCTGCATGGGTTCCCCTCTGGCGGTGTTCTTGGCTCTGAGAGGGATCCGTCCTGGTACGAGCTGCCACCAAGACCACATCCTGCCCACCCCCATCTGCAGCAGGCTCTTCAATGTCTTCCATCCCACAGACCCTGTG GCCTACAGACTGGAGCCACTCATCCTCAAACATTACAGCAATGTCGCACCTGTTCAGATACACTG GTGTAGCGCCACTAACCCCACACCCTACGATGAGATCAGGCCTACTTTCCTGACCCCGGTCAAAGACCCAACATCCGACACTGAGAGCATCCCCAGCCCGAGCACGTCTCCTGTACTCGCCCGCAGGCACTACGGAGAGTCCATCACCAATCTGGGCAAGGCCAGCATACTGG GAGCGGCGAGCATAGGGAAGGGCATCGGAGGCATCCTCTTCTCACGTTTCTCCCGCTCCAACAGCCAGCCCTCAGTGTCTTTAGGCCTGGACGTAGGAACaaacactgaggaggaggagcagaagcGGACGGAAAGCCAGTCAGCATATGGCCTCTCCACCATCATCCGGCCAACCTCACCCATCACTGACACATCAT TGGAGCTGGAGCGGCGCATCGACTTCGAGCTCCGAGAGGGCCTGGTGGAGAGTCGCTACTGGTCGGCGGTGACCTCCCACACAGGTTACTGGTGCTCACACGACATAGCACTCTTCCTGTTGACCTTCATATACAAGCAGAAGTCGATAACCTCTGACCCAGAGGAAGATGCTCCGGATCCGGACTGA